The proteins below come from a single Miscanthus floridulus cultivar M001 chromosome 1, ASM1932011v1, whole genome shotgun sequence genomic window:
- the LOC136495753 gene encoding protein LONGIFOLIA 1-like, with amino-acid sequence MPTRMAKAFFSQEATEFGSQMGCMATMFQIFDHRRLLTGRRHGDCPGTMDELTPAAAGHTLPVSSTQAPVQSTANPNITVEKSFSKNKSVTENSTLSTESSRASSASLSCSSLSSLNSGKPAQQKLPCINEKPVVGRSRTMRSSRSFKSSDTEVKSKQPKTEFRDVVMDSINQDSRVLAIKTKMMEQRDRLHKESPRPLLISKSTTDGTYVIAIDRSNVPPAYVNESSRRPRLSCDDRQLLLQAEAQDSKMPSSKLRDLPRLSLDSRVESVKSSLHLKNFGYARTDDSLIDNLKYQESPSHQRASGVIAKLMGLEETLDAPGSARPHRPDHHTQNGHLSHTSRSICHDLSPLQRKIQPTILKAKPSPRIVPEAAPWKQQKTSTTRYYAKEGSSSTSINDNVERRLSNLTSPESNKDLRVIRILGELHAKRSDYSARSLTTQKAAAGQTNSAQDFQSPVVIMKPARGIMKQNASVATLAGTKVHRKLRHEERPFTMKTENSDRTKTHSHNQRACSRREEDVGSTSSPKPPRILSPKLVQKSDCGRISQLTVPLMSPTKTSKEVSPRGKLRSRASQSNSICGHDKAMIPESKISLSKQVDTSIINYSNTLNVNTSSIHQSNTTSTSNYEETRILCTDKNTHPLENIRSPVSVLDATFYQDVMSPSLRSISNSFKNVAALTLHECWNSISLPDTPTLKKSSESNHRIPENMKALIQKLELLQLLSDEAPRTNDNSLILTANKDRHYIYEILSASGLLHNELNSRIMPCLFQQPCYPINPGLFLILEQAKPTAGKLHRKLIFDLANELIAKKIYSVSSVRQPLQFIQCKKSSGWHLFKELCSEIEILRSEASTIRLSEEEDEDSKLAKNAVREMGKWKSFGSELQGMVLDIERSIFKNLIDEVISGEDMGKV; translated from the exons ATGCCGACTAGAATGGCAAAGGCCTTCTTCTCCCAGGAGGCGACGGAATTTGGCAGCCAGATGGGGTGCATGGCCACCATGTTCCAAATCTTCGACCACCGCCGCCTTCTCACCGGGCGACGACATGGTGACTGCCCTGGAACCATGGACGAACTGactccagcagcagcag GCCATACTCTGCCAGTTAGCAGCACGCAAGCCCCGGTGCAAAGCACAGCTAATCCAAACATCACTGTG GAGAAATCATTCAGCAAAAACAAAAGCGTGACTGAGAACAGCACCCTCTCAACGGAATCATCGAGAGCATCTTCAGCTTCGTTGTCCTGCTCTTCATTATCATCCCTGAACAGCGGCAAACCAGCACAGCAGAAGCTCCCTTGCATCAACGAGAAGCCTGTGGTAGGAAGGAGTAGGACAATGAGGAGCTCACGAAGCTTCAAGTCTTCAGATACAGAGGTCAAATCCAAACAGCCAAAAACTGAATTTAGAGATGTCGTGATGGACTCCATCAACCAGGACTCTCGTGTCCTGGCCATCAAGACCAAAATGATGGAACAGAGAGATAGACTGCACAAAGAGTCACCAAGGCCACTGCTTATATCCAAATCAACGACAGATGGAACTTATGTGATTGCTATTGATAGGAGCAATGTGCCTCCTGCATATGTCAATGAATCTAGCAGGCGGCCACGCTTATCATGTGATGATCGACAGCTGCTGCTGCAGGCAGAAGCTCAAGACAGCAAGATGCCTTCATCCAAGCTCAGGGATCTTCCTAGGTTGTCCTTGGACAGTAGGGTTGAGTCTGTCAAGTCAAGTTTGCATCTGAAGAACTTTGGTTATGCAAGAACCGATGACAGTCTCATTGATAATTTGAAATACCAAGAATCCCCGAGCCATCAGCGGGCCAGTGGTGTCATTGCAAAGCTCATGGGATTGGAAGAGACTCTTGATGCCCCTGGGTCTGCAAGACCACACAGACCAGACCATCACACTCAAAATGGTCACCTGTCACACACCTCCAGGAGTATCTGCCATGACCTCAGTCCATTGCAGCGAAAGATTCAGCCTACGATACTGAAAGCCAAACCTTCTCCGAGAATTGTCCCTGAAGCTGCACCTTGGAAGCAGCAGAAGACAAGTACAACTAGATATTATGCTAAAGAAGGGTCAAGTTCTACATCCATAAACGATAACGTAGAGAGAAGGCTCAGCAATCTCACATCGCCGGAAAGTAATAAGGATTTGAGGGTTATTAGGATACTCGGAGAATTACACGCAAAACGGAGTGATTACAGTGCCAGATCACTGACCACTCAGAAGGCAGCCGCTGGACAAACCAATAGTGCTCAAGACTTCCAGTCTCCAGTTGTGATCATGAAGCCGGCAAGAGGTATCATGAAACAGAATGCTTCAGTTGCTACCCTTGCAGGGACAAAAGTCCACAGAAAGTTGCGGCATGAAGAGCGCCCTTTCACCATGAAGACTGAGAACAGTGACAGGACGAAGACCCATTCTCACAATCAAAGAGCTTGTTCCAGGCGAGAGGAAGATGTGGGCAGCACAAGTTCACCAAAGCCTCCTAGAATTTTGAGCCCAAAACTTGTGCAGAAGTCAGACTGTGGAAGGATCTCTCAGCTGACAGTTCCACTGATGTCCCCAACCAAGACATCCAAAGAAGTATCTCCAAGAGGCAAACTAAGATCAAGGGCTTCACAATCAAATAGCATCTGTGGCCATGATAAGGCCATGATTCCTGAAAGCAAAATCAGTTTATCAAAGCAGGTTGATACGAGCATTATTAATTATTCAAATACGCTTAATGTCAACACATCATCCATCCATCAAAGCAATACAACTTCAACATCGAATTATGAG GAAACACGTATCCTATGTACTGACAAGAACACCCATCCACTGGAGAACATACGAAGTCCTGTATCAGTCCTTGATGCCACATTCTATCAAGATGTGATGTCGCCTTCTCTGAGGAGCATATCAAATTCTTTCAAAA ATGTTGCAGCACTTACATTGCATGAGTGCTGGAACTCAATAAGCCTCCCTGACacaccaacattgaagaaaagTAGCGAGAGTAACCACAGAATACCAGAAAACATGAAAGCCCTCATCCAAAAGCTTGAGCTCTTGCAATTGTTGAGTGATGAGGCTCCAAGAACAAATGACAATTCGTTAATACTCACTGCCAATAAAGACCGTCATTATATTTATGAAATACTCTCAGCATCGGGTCTCTTGCACAACGAACTGAACTCCAGGATCATGCCCTGCTTGTTCCAGCAGCCATGCTACCCAATCAATCCAGGGCTTTTTCTTATCCTTGAACAAGCAAAACCAACTGCAGGAAAGCTTCACCGCAAACTAATTTTCGATCTTGCAAACGAACTCATTGCTAAGAAAATATACAGTGTCAGTTCAGTGAGACAACCATTGCAATTCATTCAATGCAAGAAATCAAGCGGATGGCATCTTTTCAAGGAATTATGCTCAGAGATTGAAATTCTCCGGTCTGAGGCCTCAACAATAAGATTATCTgaagaggaagatgaagacaGCAAGCTAGCAAAGAATGCAGTACGTGAAATGGGAAAATGGAAGAGTTTCGGTAGTGAGCTACAAGGGATGGTTCTGGACATTGAAAGATCCATCTTTAAGAATCTCATTGACGAAGTCATAAGTGGTGAAGACATGGGAAAGGTGTAA